From a region of the Cucumis sativus cultivar 9930 chromosome 6, Cucumber_9930_V3, whole genome shotgun sequence genome:
- the LOC101214330 gene encoding flowering time control protein FPA → MPLPPKLSRPLHRDSDVPEMPSNSLWVGNLSMEVTDGDLMNLFAQFGGIDSVTSYPSRSYAFIFFKHMEDAQAAKEALQGYFLRGNSIKIEFARPAKPCRNLWVGGISPAVSREQLEEEFSKFGKIDEFKFLRDRNTAFVEYVRLEDASQALRMMNGKRIGGEQLRVDFLRSQPMRRDQWPDTRDGHGQLQARNMGMGDFQSGYKRPLHAQSSEVRRDGPPSKVLWIGYPPSVQIDEQMLHNAMILFGEIERITSFHSRHFAFVEFRSVDEARRAKEGLQGRLFNDPRITIMFSNSDPGPVKEHPGFYPGGKEARPDMFFNEHQIRPPPMDLLGHPHPMVQNKFPGPLPSSGILGPNTGVRPPPFGPPPGISGPPEFNDLATSHSFQDANSKNMMGPNWRRQSPPAPGILSSPATGIRPPPPVRSTPNSWDVLDVNQFQRDSKRSRIDGPPSLEDVSFPPRKMDNRSMGFDQQYGIGPISDGGSSVPYANAPAKTPPIPIGTRAPISGPGQSHAENDFIWRGIIAKGGTPVCHARCVPIGEGIGSELPEVVNCSARTGLDQLTKHYAEATGFDIVFFLPDSEDDFASYTEFLRYLGAKNRAGVAKFDDGTTMFLVPPSEFLRKVLKVSGPERLYGLVLKFPQVSVSEPAPQQSYLPVSTSDYGERQHVLPSQTEYGSVPSKQEQLPPMDYSRVLHDEIKEPPKPLLPTSEPQEYSGNNNTATISQAGLALTPELIATLVSLLPGKTQSSSLESAKQPAVSPQPPVPIPPVVSNKGATSEGWMVGHQSSDLNGQPFQQMGNHFNPQGQSLSQFQPYPPLPQTPNQHAPQAIGTSQIQDAAVSLPQQQQVPIPYRPLSTYSAPPENQASGLALASSQYQHDVSQMSQRGYGPVNGVDTSGYGPPVMQQSTNTVTLSNHGQSSTTQSQPITQLASDRVNPELPYQMQHLQSANLGTGTGPSDVESGKDQRYRSTLQFAANLLLQIQQQQQQQQQQAGWGSGNQ, encoded by the exons ATGCCGCTTCCTCCCAAACTCAGCCGACCACTGCACAGGGACTCGGACGTTCCGGAGATGCCTTCCAACAGCTTGTGGGTTGGCAACTTATCCATGGAGGTCACCGATGGGGATCTCATGAATTTGTTTGCACAGTTTGGTGGGATTGATAGTGTTACTTCCTATCCCTCCAGGAGCTAcgctttcatcttcttcaagcACATGGAGGATGCCCAAGCTGCCAAGGAGGCTCTTCAGGGTTATTTTCTGCGTGGGAATTCTATCAAAATCGAGTTTGCCAGACcg GCCAAACCTTGTAGGAATTTATGGGTGGGTGGTATTAGCCCAGCTGTTTCAAGGGAACAACTTGAAGAAGAATTTTCcaaatttggtaaaattgatgaatttaAGTTTTTGCGAGATCGGAATACTGCATTTGTTGAGTATGTTCGATTGGAAGATGCATCACAAGCTTTGAGAATGATGAATGGAAAACGCATTGGTGGAGAGCAGCTCCGAGTTGATTTTCTTCGGTCACAGCCAATGAGAAGA GATCAGTGGCCAGATACTAGAGATGGGCATGGACAGCTTCAGGCTAGAAATATGGGGATGGGTGATTTCCAATCTGGTTATAAAAGACCACTG CATGCTCAATCTTCAGAAGTGCGTAGAGATGGACCTCCCAGTAAGGTTTTGTGGATTGGTTACCCTCCATCTGTTCAAATTGATGAACAAATGCTCCACAATgcaatgattttgtttggtgaGATAGAGAGAATTACAAGTTTCCATTCCAGGCATTTTGCATTTGTAGAATTTAGAAGTGTTGATGAAGCACGGCGAGCTAAGGAGGGTCTACAAGGACGACTTTTTAATGATCCTCGGATTACTATTATGTTTTCAAACAGTGATCCGGGACCTGTAAAAGAGCACCCTGGCTTTTATCCCGGTGGCAAAGAGGCTAGGCCTGATATGTTCTTCAATGAGCATCAAATTCGTCCTCCACCAATGGACCTGTTGGGACATCCTCACCCAATGGTGCAAAATAAGTTTCCTGGACCACTACCATCTAGTGGTATTCTTGGACCAAATACAGGAGTAAGACCACCACCCTTTGGTCCTCCACCGGGTATCTCAGGGCCTCCTGAGTTTAATGACTTGGCCACATCTCATAGTTTCCAGGAtgcaaattcaaaaaatatgaTGGGTCCAAATTGGAGAAGGCAATCTCCTCCAGCACCTGGGATACTTTCTTCTCCAGCCACTGGTATTCGTCCACCTCCACCAGTGAGGTCCACTCCAAATTCATGGGATGTTTTGGATGTAAATCAATTCCAAAGGGATTCTAAACGATCAAGGATAGATGGTCCACCATCCTTGGAGGATGTTTCTTTTCCTCCAAGAAAAATGGATAATCGGAGCATGGGTTTTGATCAGCAATATGGGATTGGTCCTATAAGTGATGGAGGTTCTTCTGTTCCATATGCCAATGCTCCAGCAAAGACTCCACCTATTCCTATAGGTACAAGGGCACCAATTAGTGGTCCTGGCCAGAGCCATgctgaaaatgattttatatgGCGAGGAATAATTGCCAAGGGAGGAACACCTGTTTGCCATGCTCGTTGTGTCCCAATTGGGGAAGGAATAGGAAGTGAGCT TCCTGAAGTAGTCAATTGTTCAGCAAGAACTGGGCTGGATCAACTCACTAAACATTATGCTGAAGCAACCGGATTTGACATTGTCTTTTTCCTGCCTGATAGTGAGGATGATTTTGCATCCTATACTGAATTCCTGCGTTACCTAGGCGCAAAAAACCGTGCAGGTGTTGCTAAGTTTGATGATGGAACTACAATGTTTTTAGTTCCTCCTTCAGAGTTTCTGAgaaaagttttgaaagtttCTGGTCCCGAGCGGCTTTATGGTCTTGTTCTCAAATTTCCTCAGGTGTCTGTTAGCGAACCTGCTCCCCAACAGTCATATCTACCCGTTTCTACATCTGACTATGGTGAGAGACAGCATGTTTTGCCTTCACAAACAGAATATGGGTCAGTGCCTTCAAAGCAGGAGCAACTTCCTCCAATGGATTATAGCAGGGTTTTGCATGACGAAATCAAGGAGCCCCCGAAACCACTTCTGCCCACAAGTGAGCCACAAGAGTATTCTGGTAATAACAATACGGCTACAATTTCGCAAGCTGGGTTAGCATTAACACCTGAGCTCATTGCCACCTTGGTTTCTTTACTACCTGGTAAGACACAGTCATCCAGTTTAGAGAGTGCCAAACAACCAGCAGTCTCACCACAACCTCCGGTTCCAATTCCTCCTGTTGTTTCTAATAAAGGGGCTACATCTGAGGGATGGATGGTAGGCCATCAATCTTCTGATCTAAATGGTCAGCCATTTCAGCAGATGGGAAATCATTTTAATCCTCAGGGACAGAGCCTTTCTCAATTTCAGCCTTATCCACCTCTCCCCCAGACCCCTAACCAGCATGCACCACAGGCCATTGGAACAAGCCAAATCCAAGATGCTGCTGTCAGTCTGCCACAGCAGCAGCAGGTACCTATTCCTTACAGGCCTTTGTCTACTTATTCTGCTCCTCCTGAAAATCAAGCTTCTGGTTTGGCCCTGGCCAGTTCTCAGTATCAGCATGATGTTTCACAAATGAGCCAGAGAGGTTATGGGCCAGTCAATGGAGTTGATACTTCTGGGTATGGTCCACCAGTTATGCAGCAATCAACAAATACTGTGACCTTGTCTAATCATGGTCAGAGTTCTACAACACAGTCACAACCTATAACTCAATTGGCATCAGATAGAGTGAACCCTGAGCTTCCTTATCAGATGCAGCATTTGCAATCTGCAAACCTTGGCACTGGCACTGGGCCCAGTGATGTTGAGTCAGGCAAGGACCAGAGATATCGATCTACACTCCAATTTGCTGCCAATCTACTTCTCCAGATTCAGCAGcaacagcagcagcagcagcagcaagCAGGCTGGGGTTCAGGAAATCAATAG
- the LOC101215565 gene encoding RHOMBOID-like protein 13, whose product MGRPLFYEILEKPATSGIIGICCAIWFYIQKKNIGYSHVGLSYETAVEGHHWRIITSAFSHISVIHLVFNMSALWSLGAVEQLGHIGLGVPYYLHYTLVLVILSGVLVLGMYHLLIQKFKLEYFRRVTAVGYSCVVFGWMTILSVRQPSSKLDLFGFLSLPISFAPFESLIFTSIIVPQASFLGHLSGIIVGYAIAWGLIHGMNNFWAISMLGWVVLVFIFSLKKSNTYNFDFLEIESVTDPSLPSVRFLSSGNGRTLQMNALPTGDVEIV is encoded by the coding sequence ATGGGGAGGCctttattttatgagattcTTGAAAAACCAGCCACAAGTGGGATTATAGGGATTTGCTGTGCTATATGGTTTTACATCCAGAAGAAAAACATTGGGTATTCGCATGTGGGGTTGAGTTATGAGACTGCCGTGGAAGGTCACCATTGGAGGATAATAACTTCAGCCTTTTCCCATATTAGTGTTATTCATCTGGTTTTTAACATGAGTGCTCTTTGGAGTCTTGGGGCTGTAGAACAGCTGGGGCATATTGGCTTGGGTGTTCCTTATTATCTCCACTACACTCTTGTTTTGGTCATACTCTCTGGTGTGCTAGTTTTAGGAATGTACCATCTCTtgattcaaaagtttaagctcGAATACTTTCGACGAGTTACCGCTGTTGGATATTCTTGTGTGGTTTTCGGGTGGATGACTATACTTTCTGTGAGGCAACCGTCTTCTAAATTGGACCTCTTTGGCTTCCTTTCGCTACCCATCAGTTTTGCACCATTTGAATCACTGATCTTTACTTCCATTATTGTACCACAAGCAAGTTTTCTTGGACATCTATCTGGAATAATTGTTGGATATGCTATAGCTTGGGGTTTGATCCATGGGATGAATAACTTCTGGGCCATTTCCATGTTAGGATGGGTTGTTCTTGTCTTTATATTTAGCTTGAAGAAATCTAACACGTACAACTTCGATTTTCTGGAGATTGAATCCGTAACAGACCCTTCCTTGCCGTCTGTTCGATTTCTTTCATCTGGAAATGGTAGAACCTTGCAGATGAACGCATTGCCAACTGGAGATGTAGAGATTGTATGA
- the LOC101214568 gene encoding uncharacterized protein LOC101214568 codes for MANLVPGVLLKLLQHMNTDVKVAGEHRSTLLQVVSIVPALAGGDLSPNQGFYLKVSDSSHATYVSLPDEHGDLILSDKIQLGQFIHVERLEAASPVPILHGVRPVPGRHPCVGSPEDIVATHSPGFLNNNPNLKSLDKLKPTPKVLGLGIGGEKEKSAPVRLNGNVKEDKIDKRASPLSRSKSQMSKLTVNVDVKKEPLTRLKSLNSRSIPSSPTSCYSLPSSFEKFANSIKQQGKVKALSNGTTKLGAVEKSNPVRSASPVTKKMGVGHQIKHLVQGIEVGAKALRKSWEGNMETKRRDNSMLRASKLDPKPEARVTTPRRSTSSDKLPSREESRIQVPGKTSKDDHSVQASSKKNAINGELDNQERSSRQKSSSGRKSSSSDAAGFPGNLVKIPLSNKRLNEGSVSWASLPSSLAKLGKEVMRHRDAAQAAAIEAIQEASVAESCLRCLSIFSELNTAAKEDNPQPAVEQFLTLHASLTNAHMVAESLSKTCLSGSTNESEETASEETLKVTSMARKQASAWVQAALATNLSSFAVYSRDPPSALNLPLSLSQNQKSASANQPIVVLENSSKNSSSKSQGKIRQMISSKPIGSGNPSRTKDGATLGQKVQPQPPPEWIRGNGLNEAVDLAEMLRLQSQDWFLTFMERFLDAGVDTAALSDNGQLAGILTQLKSVNDWLDGIASNKDEGDTTHISTETIDRLRKKIYEYLLMHVESAAAALGGGSQPPPQQIQATETKTRR; via the exons ATGGCGAATCTTGTTCCTGGAGTGCTTCTCAAACTGCTGCAGCACATGAACACTGATGTGAAAGTTGCTGGAGAGCACAGGTCGACACTGTTACAAGTTGTGAGCATAGTTCCGGCATTGGCCGGGGGCGATCTCTCACCGAATCAAGGTTTTTATCTCAAAGTCTCTGATTCTTCTCATGCTACATATGTCTCACTCCCTGATGAACATGGTGATCTGATTCTTAGTGACAAGATTCAATTGGGTCAGTTTATTCATGTCGAACGGCTTGAGGCTGCTTCCCCAGTCCCCATTCTTCACGGAGTTCGACCGGTGCCCGGTCGACACCCTTGTGTGGGGAGCCCTGAAGATATTGTTGCTACTCATTCTCCTGGGTTTCTCAACAATAATcctaatttaaaatctttgGACAAATTGAAGCCGACCCCAAAAGTTTTAGGCCTTGGCATTGGTGGGGAGAAGGAGAAATCTGCGCCTGTGAGACTCAATGGCAATGTCAAGGAGGATAAGATTGATAAGAGAGCCTCTCCCTTGAGTAGATCCAAGTCTCAGATGTCAAAATTGACAGTGAATGTAGATGTGAAGAAGGAGCCTCTGACGAGACTAAAGTCATTGAATTCACGGTCGATACCCTCATCTCCAACGAGCTGTTATTCGTTGCCTTCTTCATTTGAGAAGTTTGCCAATAGCATTAAGCAGCAGGGGAAGGTTAAGGCATTGTCTAATGGAACAACCAAGTTAGGAGCAGTTGAAAAGTCGAATCCTGTTCGTTCAGCCAGTCCTGTAACCAAGAAGATGGGAGTGGGACATCAGATCAAACATTTAGTTCAGGGCATTGAGGTTGGGGCCAAGGCTCTGAGGAAGAGTTGGGAAGGGAATATGGAGacaaaaagaagagataaTTCAATGTTAAGAGCAAGCAAACTTGATCCCAAGCCTGAAGCTCGGGTTACT aCTCCTAGAAGAAGTACATCAAGTGACAAGTTGCCATCAAGAGAGGAGAGTAGGATTCAGGTACCTGGAAAGACATCCAAAGATGATCATAGCGTGCAGGCGTCTTCAAAGAAGAATGCCATTAATGGAGAATTAGATAATCAGGAAAGGTCAAGCAGACAAAAATCTTCTAGTGGAAGGAAATCCTCCTCAAGTGATGCAGCTGGATTCCCCGGAAACTTGGTGAAGATTCCTCTTAGTAATAAAAGATTGAATGAAGGGAGTGTTTCATGGGCTTCGCTTCCATCATCTCTCGCCAAGCTTGGAAAG GAAGTAATGAGACACAGAGATGCTGCACAAGCAGCAGCAATAGAGGCCATTCAAGAAGCTTCAGTGGCAGAGAGCTGTCTACGATGTTTAAG TATATTTTCCGAGTTAAATACTGCTGCCAAAGAAGACAATCCACAGCCTGCAGTAGAACAGTTTTTGACCCTTCATGCGAGCCTTACCAATGCTCACATGGTAGCTGAATCTCTTTCGAAAACTTGTCTCTCTGGTTCAACCAATGAGAGCGAAGAAACCGCTTCAGAAGAAACATTGAAGGTCACATCAATGGCGAGAAAACAGGCATCTGCTTGGGTCCAGGCGGCTTTAGCCACTAACCTTTCATCTTTTGCAGTATACAGCCGTGATCCACCCTCGGCTCTAAACCTGCCCTTATCTCTatctcaaaaccaaaagagTGCTTCTGCAAATCAGCCTATTGTGGTTTTAGAAAACTCATCTAAGAACAGCTCGTCAAAATCCCAAGGGAAAATCCGCCAAATGATAAGCTCTAAACCTATTGGATCAGGAAATCCAAGTCGAACGAAGGACGGAGCGACACTCGGTCAGAAGGTGCAGCCCCAACCTCCACCAGAATGGATCAGAGGAAACGGCCTCAACGAAGCAGTCGACTTGGCCGAGATGTTACGGCTGCAATCCCAGGACTGGTTCTTGACATTCATGGAAAGGTTTTTGGATGCCGGGGTCGACACCGCAGCCTTGTCAGATAATGGACAATTAGCAGGAATATTGACACAGCTGAAGAGTGTAAACGACTGGTTAGATGGCATAGCTTCTAACAAGGACGAAGGAGACACCACTCACATTTCAACTGAAACAATCGACAGGCTGAGGAAGAAGATCTATGAATATCTTCTCATGCACGTCGAGTCTGCAGCCGCTGCACTTGGTGGGGGATCACAGCCACCACCACAGCAAATACAAGCAAccgaaacaaaaacaagaaggTGA